A stretch of Bifidobacterium sp. ESL0704 DNA encodes these proteins:
- a CDS encoding DUF3290 domain-containing protein: MTFYGINYLQNQHGINQVIRFVVIIALCVALVAFFVLYLRHRLKTKYRDLGIIALLLVVLVLGSGYTQFRQSETASAKSEQMVSFVTHVAKERHVSQDDVLVNSKYLNQDVIVKIGDKYYTVNLNTDYTAYKLTETHMLTDVKEEK, translated from the coding sequence ATGACATTTTACGGTATCAATTACCTGCAGAACCAGCACGGCATCAATCAGGTCATCCGATTCGTCGTCATCATCGCGTTGTGCGTGGCGCTGGTCGCGTTCTTCGTGTTGTATCTGCGGCACCGGCTCAAAACGAAATACCGCGACTTGGGCATCATCGCGTTGCTGCTGGTGGTGCTGGTGCTCGGCAGCGGCTATACGCAATTCCGGCAAAGCGAGACGGCCAGCGCGAAAAGCGAGCAGATGGTCAGTTTTGTGACACACGTCGCCAAGGAGCGGCACGTTTCGCAGGATGATGTGCTGGTCAATTCGAAATACCTGAACCAGGACGTCATCGTCAAAATCGGCGACAAGTACTATACGGTCAACCTCAACACGGACTATACCGCTTACAAACTCACCGAAACCCACATGCTCACCGACGTCAAGGAAGAAAAGTGA
- a CDS encoding DUF421 domain-containing protein, whose product MLISTTLIVKLVVGIAFLIVHINLFGKSNLAPTSAMDQIQNYVLGAIIGGVIYNEQITVLQFVFVLITWMLLCMLIKFGKENSRPIKKLIDGSPVMLISHGKVDVATCMRKGVSASDLMLKLRAQGVYEISKVLKAYFEQNGQLTVICYGDETLRLPLIVDGQVDTDVLEAIGHDKDWLENEVKKQGYDGTNGVYIGEYVSRKLELTGYAK is encoded by the coding sequence ATGCTCATTAGCACCACACTCATCGTCAAACTCGTCGTGGGCATCGCCTTTCTGATCGTCCACATCAATCTTTTCGGCAAGTCCAACCTCGCACCCACCAGCGCCATGGACCAGATCCAGAACTACGTGCTCGGCGCCATCATCGGCGGCGTGATCTACAACGAGCAGATCACCGTGCTTCAGTTCGTCTTCGTGCTGATCACGTGGATGCTGCTGTGTATGCTCATCAAGTTCGGCAAGGAGAACAGCCGACCGATCAAGAAGCTCATCGACGGCAGCCCGGTTATGCTCATCTCGCACGGCAAGGTCGACGTCGCCACGTGCATGCGCAAGGGCGTTTCGGCCAGCGACCTGATGCTCAAGCTGCGCGCGCAGGGTGTCTACGAGATCTCCAAGGTGCTGAAAGCCTACTTCGAGCAGAACGGCCAGCTGACGGTCATCTGCTATGGCGACGAGACGCTGCGACTGCCGCTGATCGTCGACGGGCAGGTCGACACGGACGTGCTGGAAGCCATCGGCCACGACAAGGACTGGCTCGAAAACGAGGTCAAAAAGCAGGGCTACGACGGCACCAACGGCGTGTATATCGGCGAGTACGTCTCCAGGAAGCTGGAACTGACCGGTTACGCGAAGTAG